One segment of Herbaspirillum hiltneri N3 DNA contains the following:
- a CDS encoding homoserine dehydrogenase, translating into MKSIKVGLLGIGTVGSGTFNVLKRNQEEIARRAGRGIEITMVADLNTERATELTNGQVKVVNDANLVVNDPDIDIVIELIGGYGLAKDLVLKAIANGKHVVTANKALIATHGNEIFKAAQEKGVMVAFEAAVAGGIPIIKALREGLTANRIQWIAGIINGTTNFILSEMRDKGLDFDVVLKEAQRLGYAEADPTFDIEGVDAAHKLTIMASIAFGIPVQFDKAHVEGITKLQATDIRYAEQLGYRIKLLGITRQTEKGIELRVHPTLIPTGRLIANVEGAMNAVMVRGDAVGETLYYGKGAGSEPTASAVIADLVDITRLATADPEHRVPSLAFQPNAMADTPVLPMQDVTTSYYLRMHVADKPGVLADVTRILADSSISIDAMLQKEPAEGEQQTDIIMLTHQTQERNIEAAIAKIEALSTVVGSVMKIRLEELN; encoded by the coding sequence ATGAAATCCATCAAAGTAGGTTTGCTCGGCATCGGCACCGTGGGTTCCGGTACTTTCAATGTATTGAAGCGCAATCAGGAAGAAATTGCGCGGCGCGCAGGGCGCGGCATTGAAATTACCATGGTGGCCGATCTGAACACGGAGCGCGCCACCGAGCTGACCAATGGACAAGTCAAGGTTGTCAACGACGCCAATCTGGTGGTCAACGACCCGGACATCGATATTGTCATCGAGCTCATCGGCGGCTACGGTCTCGCCAAGGACCTGGTCCTGAAGGCGATCGCCAACGGCAAGCATGTGGTCACCGCCAACAAGGCGCTGATCGCCACGCACGGCAACGAGATCTTCAAGGCCGCGCAGGAAAAGGGCGTGATGGTCGCATTCGAAGCGGCCGTTGCCGGCGGCATCCCGATCATCAAGGCCTTGCGTGAAGGCCTTACCGCCAACCGCATCCAGTGGATCGCCGGCATCATCAATGGCACCACCAACTTCATCCTGTCCGAGATGCGCGACAAGGGCCTGGACTTCGACGTCGTGCTGAAAGAAGCGCAACGCCTCGGTTACGCCGAAGCCGATCCAACCTTTGACATCGAAGGCGTGGACGCGGCGCACAAGCTGACCATCATGGCCTCGATCGCCTTCGGCATCCCGGTGCAGTTCGACAAGGCGCACGTGGAAGGCATCACCAAGCTGCAAGCCACCGATATCCGCTACGCCGAGCAACTGGGCTACCGCATCAAGCTGCTGGGCATTACACGCCAGACAGAAAAGGGCATTGAGCTGCGCGTGCATCCGACGCTGATTCCGACCGGCCGCCTGATCGCCAACGTCGAAGGCGCGATGAACGCCGTCATGGTGCGCGGCGATGCCGTCGGCGAGACGCTTTACTACGGCAAGGGCGCTGGTTCCGAGCCGACCGCTTCGGCCGTGATCGCCGATCTGGTCGACATCACCCGACTGGCCACGGCCGATCCGGAACACCGCGTACCATCGCTGGCGTTCCAGCCCAACGCCATGGCCGACACGCCGGTTCTGCCGATGCAGGACGTCACCACCAGCTACTACCTGCGCATGCATGTGGCCGACAAGCCGGGCGTGCTGGCTGACGTCACGCGCATCCTGGCGGATTCGTCGATTTCCATTGACGCCATGCTGCAAAAAGAACCGGCCGAGGGGGAACAGCAGACCGACATCATCATGCTCACGCACCAGACCCAGGAGCGCAACATCGAGGCCGCCATCGCCAAGATCGAAGCACTGTCGACGGTGGTCGGCAGTGTGATGAAGATTCGCCTGGAAGAGTTGAACTGA
- a CDS encoding Mth938-like domain-containing protein produces the protein MKLHSTETQQYQTVSSYDDSGVELNAIRFEQSLIVLPETPPAPWPVTSFDALTTEHFDQIDATRPDVVILGTGARQRFVHPKLTAVLTARRIGVECMDNQAACRTYNILMAEGRKVALALILEPKSA, from the coding sequence ATGAAGCTCCATTCCACAGAAACCCAGCAATACCAGACCGTTTCGTCCTATGACGACAGCGGTGTCGAACTGAACGCGATCCGCTTCGAGCAGAGCCTGATCGTGCTGCCGGAAACCCCGCCGGCGCCCTGGCCGGTGACCTCGTTCGACGCATTGACCACCGAACATTTCGACCAGATCGACGCCACCCGCCCCGATGTCGTGATCCTCGGCACCGGCGCACGCCAGCGTTTCGTCCATCCGAAACTGACCGCCGTGCTTACTGCGCGCCGCATCGGCGTCGAGTGCATGGATAACCAGGCGGCTTGCCGCACGTACAACATTCTCATGGCAGAGGGCCGTAAAGTGGCGCTGGCATTGATTCTCGAACCAAAATCAGCTTAA
- a CDS encoding peroxiredoxin, whose protein sequence is MTDDTPSILNKAVPEFSAAMTSGKTFTLSDCKGKNLVLYFYPKDNTPGCTTEGIQFRESYPEFQKCNTEIFGISRDSLKSHEGFKAKLDMPFELISDPDETLCIMFDVMKMKNMYGKKVRGVERSTFVIDGSGTLVKEWRGVKVPSHVDEVLSFVKTIA, encoded by the coding sequence TTGACTGACGACACACCATCCATACTGAACAAGGCCGTACCGGAATTTTCCGCTGCGATGACCAGCGGCAAAACCTTCACGCTGTCGGATTGCAAAGGCAAAAACCTGGTGCTGTACTTTTATCCAAAAGACAATACGCCGGGCTGCACGACCGAAGGCATCCAGTTTCGCGAAAGCTATCCGGAATTCCAGAAGTGCAATACTGAAATCTTCGGCATCAGCCGCGACAGCCTGAAGTCGCATGAAGGTTTCAAGGCCAAGCTGGACATGCCCTTTGAACTGATTTCCGATCCGGACGAAACGCTGTGCATCATGTTCGACGTCATGAAAATGAAGAACATGTATGGCAAGAAAGTCCGCGGCGTCGAGCGCAGCACGTTTGTGATTGACGGATCGGGCACATTGGTGAAAGAATGGCGTGGAGTAAAAGTGCCATCGCATGTCGACGAGGTGCTCAGTTTTGTGAAGACAATTGCTTAA
- a CDS encoding polysaccharide deacetylase family protein, whose product MPQITLKIDADTYRGTREGVPNLVQQLLRHDANATFLFSLGPDHTGWALKQVFRPGFFSKVSRTSVVEHYGIKTLMYGTLLPAPDIGKTCAKYMRAVRDAGFECGIHTWDHRVWQDHVRTRDAAWTRETMQRSYARFHDIFGHTPVTHGAAGWQMNDYAFAQLDEFGIAYSSDGRAVLNEDGSLLDFAAGPHRLSSGGKTLSCVQLPTTLPTLDELLGRTINGVVMDASNVAAMLLRLTEQRRDHVFTLHAELEGQKLAPIFEQLLLGWRAQGYDLVSMGEYYQGVKDDVLPILPIVWGELPGRSGDMILQAA is encoded by the coding sequence TTGCCTCAGATTACTCTCAAAATTGACGCCGACACCTATCGCGGCACCCGCGAAGGCGTTCCCAATCTGGTCCAGCAACTGCTGCGTCATGACGCCAATGCGACCTTCCTGTTTTCGCTCGGTCCCGATCACACCGGCTGGGCGCTCAAGCAGGTATTCCGTCCCGGCTTCTTCAGCAAAGTGTCGCGCACGTCGGTGGTCGAGCATTACGGCATCAAGACGCTGATGTACGGCACGCTGCTGCCGGCGCCGGACATCGGCAAGACCTGTGCAAAGTACATGCGCGCAGTGCGCGACGCCGGCTTCGAATGCGGCATTCACACCTGGGATCACCGCGTTTGGCAGGACCACGTGCGCACGCGCGATGCCGCGTGGACGCGCGAGACCATGCAACGCTCCTATGCGCGTTTCCACGACATTTTCGGCCATACCCCGGTGACGCACGGCGCCGCCGGCTGGCAGATGAACGATTATGCTTTTGCCCAGCTCGACGAGTTCGGCATCGCGTATTCCTCGGATGGCCGCGCGGTTCTCAACGAAGACGGTTCGCTGCTGGATTTCGCTGCCGGCCCGCATCGCCTCTCGTCCGGCGGCAAAACCTTGTCGTGCGTGCAGTTGCCGACCACGCTGCCGACGCTGGACGAGCTGCTCGGCCGCACCATCAACGGCGTTGTCATGGACGCGTCAAATGTCGCCGCTATGCTGTTGCGATTGACAGAACAGCGCCGCGACCATGTCTTTACCTTGCATGCCGAACTTGAAGGGCAGAAACTCGCCCCCATCTTCGAACAATTGCTGCTTGGCTGGCGCGCCCAGGGCTACGATCTTGTGTCGATGGGCGAGTACTACCAGGGCGTGAAGGACGATGTCCTGCCGATTCTTCCCATCGTATGGGGTGAGTTGCCGGGACGTTCCGGCGACATGATCTTGCAGGCGGCATAA
- a CDS encoding glycosyltransferase has translation MKPEISVVIPVYNEESGLAKLFDRLYPALDALGASYEIIYVNDGSRDKSAAILADQYRLRPDVTRVVLFNGNYGQHMAILAGFEATRGDIVITLDADLQNPPEEIGNLVAKIREGYDYVGSIRRQRQDSAWRTWASKAMNRLREKITHIKMTDQGNMLRAYGRNVIDLINQCREVNTFVPALAYTFARKPAEIIVEHEERAAGESKYSLYSLIRLNFDLVTGFSLVPLQFFSLLGIGLSFASAALFILMVIRRFILGAEVQGVFTLFAITFFLIGVILFGIGLLGEYIGRIYLQVRARPRYVVLTVLEQSYEQDKQSS, from the coding sequence ATGAAACCAGAAATTTCCGTCGTCATTCCCGTCTATAACGAGGAATCCGGCCTCGCCAAGCTGTTCGACCGCCTTTATCCGGCGCTGGACGCTCTCGGCGCGTCCTACGAAATCATTTACGTCAACGACGGCAGCCGCGACAAGTCGGCCGCCATCCTGGCCGACCAGTATCGGCTGCGCCCGGACGTCACCCGCGTGGTGCTCTTCAACGGCAACTACGGCCAGCACATGGCGATCCTGGCAGGATTCGAGGCAACGCGCGGCGACATCGTCATCACGCTCGATGCCGACCTGCAAAATCCGCCGGAAGAAATCGGCAACCTGGTGGCCAAGATCCGCGAAGGCTATGACTACGTCGGCTCGATCCGCCGCCAGCGCCAGGATTCGGCATGGCGCACCTGGGCGTCCAAGGCAATGAACCGCCTGCGTGAAAAGATCACCCATATCAAGATGACCGACCAGGGCAACATGCTGCGCGCCTACGGCCGCAACGTCATCGACCTGATCAACCAGTGCCGCGAGGTCAATACTTTCGTGCCGGCGCTGGCCTACACCTTTGCGCGCAAACCGGCGGAAATCATCGTCGAGCATGAAGAACGCGCAGCCGGCGAATCGAAGTATTCGCTGTACAGCCTGATCCGCCTGAACTTCGACCTGGTCACCGGCTTCTCGCTGGTGCCGCTGCAATTCTTTTCGCTGCTCGGCATCGGCTTGTCGTTCGCTTCGGCGGCACTGTTCATCCTGATGGTGATCCGCCGCTTCATCCTCGGCGCCGAAGTGCAAGGCGTGTTCACGCTGTTCGCGATCACCTTCTTCCTGATCGGCGTCATCCTGTTCGGCATCGGCCTGCTGGGCGAATACATCGGCCGCATCTATCTGCAGGTGCGCGCACGTCCGCGCTATGTGGTCCTGACGGTGCTGGAACAGTCTTACGAGCAGGACAAGCAAAGCTCATGA
- a CDS encoding glycosyltransferase family 39 protein translates to MRDLYKSKAFVWTLLIFFLLIWFYMLGARTLVPTDEGRYAEMAREMVATQDWITTRLNGIKYFEKPPLQTWMNAITFELFGLGEWQARLWTGLCGLFGIGLVAYTGRRVFNARVAFYAPLVLGSSLFWAGMAHINTLDMGLAGMMTLSICALLLAQRNDANRDEQRNWMLLCWAGMALAVLSKGLIGIVLPGAVLVLYTIFSRDWAIWKRLHMIKGLILFFAITTPWFVLVSLKNPEFPQFFFIHEHFQRFTTKIHSRTGPWYYFIPILLLGILPWLGVFVQSLLHGLREDQGNSSFNSLTNGKFQPRKMLLVWSVFIFVFFSISGSKLPSYILPIFPTLALLIASYLERASFKAIVWSASVVAVPCAIAMAFIPRVPSLAKDAYSLPLVTAHVPWIYAATIVAFIGAVLAIRFARSQKDLAVVFLAAAAFVSGQLLMLGHDPQGRYSAGIDYVPALQAELTPETPMYLVGRYEQALPFYLQRTMTLVRHADEMEFGLKQEPQLWLPTIDAFVAQWVTDHTAGKKDIAIMDPTVYADLKQRGVPMRLIGEDPRRVIVANNPDAASGATTAGDKNKKAAP, encoded by the coding sequence ATGCGCGACTTGTACAAATCCAAAGCGTTCGTCTGGACGCTGCTCATCTTCTTCCTGCTGATCTGGTTCTACATGCTGGGCGCGCGCACCCTGGTGCCGACCGACGAAGGCCGCTACGCCGAAATGGCGCGCGAAATGGTCGCCACGCAGGATTGGATCACCACCCGCCTGAACGGCATCAAGTATTTCGAAAAGCCGCCGCTGCAAACCTGGATGAACGCCATCACCTTCGAGCTGTTCGGCCTCGGCGAATGGCAGGCGCGGCTGTGGACCGGCCTGTGCGGCCTGTTCGGCATCGGCCTGGTGGCCTATACCGGCCGCCGCGTGTTCAACGCGCGCGTGGCGTTCTATGCCCCGCTGGTGCTGGGTTCGAGCCTCTTCTGGGCCGGTATGGCTCACATCAACACGCTCGACATGGGCCTGGCGGGCATGATGACGCTGAGCATCTGCGCCCTGCTGCTGGCGCAACGCAACGACGCCAATCGGGACGAACAGCGCAACTGGATGCTGCTGTGCTGGGCCGGCATGGCGCTGGCGGTCTTGTCCAAGGGACTGATCGGCATCGTGCTGCCGGGCGCAGTATTGGTGCTGTACACCATTTTTTCGCGCGACTGGGCGATCTGGAAGCGGCTGCACATGATCAAGGGCCTGATTCTGTTCTTCGCCATCACGACACCGTGGTTCGTGCTGGTGTCGCTGAAGAATCCGGAATTCCCGCAATTCTTCTTCATCCACGAACACTTCCAGCGCTTTACCACCAAGATCCACAGCCGCACCGGTCCGTGGTACTACTTCATCCCGATTCTGCTGCTCGGCATCCTGCCATGGCTGGGCGTATTCGTGCAAAGCCTGTTGCACGGACTGCGTGAAGACCAGGGCAACAGCAGCTTCAACAGCCTGACCAACGGCAAGTTCCAGCCGCGCAAGATGCTGCTGGTGTGGTCGGTGTTCATCTTCGTGTTCTTCAGCATTTCCGGCTCCAAGCTGCCGTCCTACATCCTGCCGATTTTCCCGACCCTGGCGCTGCTGATCGCCAGCTACCTGGAACGCGCATCGTTCAAGGCGATCGTCTGGTCGGCCTCGGTGGTTGCCGTGCCTTGCGCCATCGCCATGGCCTTCATCCCGCGCGTGCCTTCGCTGGCCAAGGACGCCTACTCGCTGCCGCTGGTGACCGCTCACGTGCCCTGGATTTATGCGGCGACCATCGTCGCCTTCATCGGCGCGGTGCTGGCGATTCGTTTTGCCCGCTCGCAAAAAGATCTGGCGGTGGTGTTCCTGGCCGCAGCGGCCTTCGTCAGCGGACAATTGCTGATGCTGGGCCACGATCCTCAGGGCCGCTATTCGGCCGGCATCGATTATGTCCCGGCACTGCAGGCCGAACTGACGCCGGAAACGCCGATGTACCTGGTCGGCCGTTACGAGCAGGCCTTGCCCTTCTATCTGCAGCGGACAATGACGCTGGTGCGCCATGCCGATGAAATGGAATTCGGCCTGAAGCAGGAGCCGCAACTGTGGCTGCCGACCATTGACGCCTTCGTCGCGCAATGGGTCACCGACCACACCGCCGGCAAGAAGGACATCGCCATCATGGATCCGACGGTGTACGCCGACCTGAAGCAGCGCGGCGTGCCGATGCGCCTGATCGGCGAGGATCCGCGCCGCGTGATCGTGGCGAACAATCCCGATGCAGCCTCCGGCGCCACAACTGCGGGCGACAAGAACAAGAAAGCGGCGCCATGA
- a CDS encoding EamA family transporter — protein sequence MNLTTFGFIFVGICLNAVAQLLLKAGTNAVGAIHLTAENWFSTGIKLATQLPIIGGLTCYVISVGVWIIGLSRVDVTIAYPLLSLGYIINAVGAWYFLGEVVSAQRLLAIGVIIVGVILLTRS from the coding sequence ATGAACCTCACCACCTTCGGCTTCATCTTCGTCGGCATCTGCCTCAACGCCGTCGCCCAGCTGCTGCTCAAGGCCGGCACCAATGCCGTCGGCGCGATCCACCTGACGGCAGAGAACTGGTTCTCCACCGGCATCAAGCTGGCCACGCAATTGCCGATTATCGGCGGCCTGACCTGCTACGTCATTTCGGTCGGCGTGTGGATCATCGGACTGTCCCGCGTGGACGTGACGATCGCTTATCCGCTGCTGTCGCTGGGCTACATCATCAACGCCGTCGGGGCCTGGTATTTCCTCGGCGAAGTGGTGTCGGCGCAGCGCCTGCTGGCCATCGGCGTAATCATCGTCGGCGTTATTCTGTTGACAAGAAGCTGA
- a CDS encoding pyridoxal phosphate-dependent aminotransferase — protein MRPIQKSKKLADVCYDIRGPVLEKARQMEEEGHKIIKLNIGNLAAFGFDAPDEIVQDMIRNMGNASGYTDSKGLFAPRKSIMHYTQQKNIQGVTIDDIYLGNGASELIVMSVNALLNTGDEVLVPSPDYPLWTAAVSLSGGTPVHYVCDEQQGWQPDIADIRKKITPNTKAIVVINPNNPTGALYSTEVLKELVEVARQHQLIIFADEIYDKVLYDGNTHTSLASLADDVLFITFNGLSKNYRSCGYRAGWMVVSGEKKHAKDYIEGLNMLASMRLCANAPGQYAIQTALGGYQSINDLVAPSGRLAKQRDLAHKLLTDIPGVTCVKPKSALYMFPRLDPDIYPIKDDQEFAYELLAEEKVLIVQGTGFNCPTPDHFRVVFLPNTDDLTESMGRIAHFLEAYRRRHGTN, from the coding sequence GTGCGACCGATTCAAAAATCGAAAAAACTGGCGGATGTCTGCTACGACATCCGTGGCCCCGTGCTGGAAAAAGCGCGGCAAATGGAAGAAGAAGGCCACAAGATCATCAAGCTGAACATCGGCAACCTGGCCGCCTTCGGTTTCGATGCGCCCGATGAAATCGTGCAGGACATGATCCGCAACATGGGCAACGCCTCCGGCTATACCGACTCCAAGGGCCTGTTCGCGCCGCGCAAGTCGATCATGCACTACACCCAGCAAAAGAACATCCAGGGCGTCACCATTGACGACATCTATCTCGGCAACGGCGCCTCCGAGCTGATCGTCATGAGCGTCAATGCCTTGCTCAACACCGGCGACGAAGTGCTGGTGCCGTCGCCCGACTATCCGCTGTGGACCGCCGCAGTGAGCCTGTCGGGCGGTACACCGGTGCACTACGTCTGCGACGAGCAGCAGGGCTGGCAACCGGACATCGCCGACATTCGCAAGAAGATCACGCCCAACACCAAGGCGATCGTGGTCATCAACCCGAACAACCCGACCGGCGCGCTGTACTCCACCGAAGTGCTCAAGGAGCTGGTCGAAGTCGCGCGCCAGCACCAGCTGATCATTTTCGCCGACGAGATCTACGACAAGGTCCTGTACGATGGCAACACGCATACCTCGCTGGCCTCGCTGGCCGACGACGTGCTGTTCATCACCTTCAACGGCTTGTCGAAGAACTACCGTTCCTGCGGCTACCGCGCCGGCTGGATGGTGGTGTCCGGCGAGAAGAAGCACGCCAAGGATTACATCGAAGGCCTCAACATGCTGGCGTCGATGCGCCTGTGCGCCAATGCGCCGGGCCAGTACGCCATCCAGACCGCTCTGGGCGGCTACCAGAGCATCAACGACCTGGTCGCGCCGAGCGGCCGCCTGGCCAAGCAACGCGACCTCGCGCACAAGCTGCTTACCGACATCCCGGGCGTGACCTGCGTCAAGCCGAAGTCGGCGCTGTACATGTTCCCGCGCCTTGATCCGGATATCTATCCGATCAAAGACGACCAGGAGTTCGCCTACGAGCTGCTGGCCGAAGAGAAGGTGCTGATCGTCCAGGGCACCGGCTTCAACTGCCCGACGCCGGATCACTTCCGCGTGGTGTTCCTGCCGAACACCGACGACCTGACCGAATCGATGGGCCGCATTGCGCACTTCCTCGAAGCTTACCGCCGGCGTCACGGTACCAATTGA
- a CDS encoding bifunctional UDP-4-keto-pentose/UDP-xylose synthase: MKKVLILGVNGFIGHHLSKRILETTDWHVYGMDMMTDRITDILDNEEYKSRMHFFEGDITINKEWVEYHVKKCDVILPLVAIATPSTYVNKPLRVFELDFEANLPIVRAAAKYGKHLVFPSTSEVYGMCHDDEFDPEESELICGPINKPRWIYSCSKQLMDRVIWGYGMEDNLNFTLFRPFNWIGAGLDSIHTPKEGSSRVVTQFFGHIVRGENISLVDGGQQKRAFTYIDDGIDALMKIIANEGGIATGKIYNIGNPTNNYSIKDLADMMLKLAAEYPEYADSAKQVKLVETTSAAYYGKGYQDVQNRVPKITNTCEELNWKPTFTMADTLRNIFDAYRGQVAEARALVD, translated from the coding sequence ATGAAAAAAGTCCTCATTCTCGGCGTCAACGGCTTCATCGGCCATCACTTGTCCAAGCGCATCCTGGAAACCACGGACTGGCACGTCTACGGCATGGACATGATGACCGATCGCATCACCGACATCCTGGACAACGAGGAATACAAGTCGCGCATGCACTTCTTCGAAGGCGACATCACGATCAACAAGGAATGGGTCGAGTACCACGTCAAGAAATGCGACGTGATCCTGCCGCTGGTCGCCATCGCGACACCGTCGACTTACGTCAACAAGCCGCTGCGCGTGTTTGAACTGGACTTCGAAGCCAATCTGCCAATCGTGCGTGCAGCGGCCAAGTACGGCAAGCATCTGGTGTTCCCGTCGACCTCGGAAGTCTATGGCATGTGCCATGACGACGAATTCGATCCTGAAGAATCGGAACTGATCTGCGGCCCGATCAACAAGCCGCGCTGGATTTACTCCTGCTCCAAGCAATTGATGGATCGCGTGATCTGGGGCTACGGCATGGAAGACAACCTGAACTTCACGCTGTTCCGCCCGTTCAACTGGATCGGCGCCGGCCTGGATTCGATCCATACGCCGAAGGAAGGCAGCTCGCGCGTCGTGACCCAGTTCTTCGGTCATATCGTGCGCGGCGAGAACATCTCGCTGGTCGACGGCGGCCAGCAAAAGCGCGCCTTCACCTATATCGACGACGGCATCGATGCGCTGATGAAAATCATCGCCAATGAAGGCGGTATCGCCACCGGCAAGATCTACAACATCGGCAACCCGACCAACAACTACTCGATCAAGGATCTGGCCGACATGATGTTGAAGCTGGCCGCCGAGTATCCGGAATACGCCGATTCGGCCAAGCAGGTCAAACTGGTGGAGACCACATCCGCAGCCTACTACGGCAAGGGTTACCAGGACGTGCAGAACCGCGTGCCGAAGATCACCAACACCTGTGAAGAACTGAACTGGAAGCCGACCTTCACCATGGCCGACACACTGCGCAATATTTTTGACGCGTATCGTGGCCAGGTTGCAGAAGCCCGCGCTCTGGTCGACTGA
- a CDS encoding formyltransferase: MNAVVFAYHDVGVRCLKVLLARGVRVALVVTHEDSATENIWFNSVAGVCREYGIPYITPEDPKSPQLFTQVQAAQPDFIFSFYYRHMLPVNLLALAKHGAYNMHGSLLPKYRGRVPINWAVLHGETETGATLHEMAAKPDAGAIVAQTAVPILPDDTAFEVFGKVVVAAEQTLWRVLPLILAGRTPKLPNDLSKGSYFGGRKPEDGRIDWKKPAQHVHNLVRTVAPPYPGAFEEIAGDKITLVRTRLVPASARPTLERSHGAQDKFFEGGRLYARCGDGNYLQILGIQINDQDASLNNYLKYMAV; encoded by the coding sequence ATGAACGCGGTCGTCTTTGCCTATCACGATGTCGGCGTGCGCTGCCTGAAGGTGCTGCTTGCGCGCGGCGTGCGCGTGGCGCTGGTGGTGACGCACGAAGACAGCGCGACCGAGAACATCTGGTTCAATTCGGTCGCCGGCGTTTGCCGTGAATACGGCATTCCGTACATCACGCCGGAAGATCCGAAGTCGCCGCAATTGTTCACGCAAGTGCAGGCCGCGCAGCCGGATTTCATCTTCAGTTTCTATTACCGCCACATGCTGCCGGTGAACCTGCTGGCCCTGGCCAAGCATGGCGCCTACAACATGCACGGCTCGCTGCTGCCGAAGTACCGCGGCCGCGTGCCGATCAACTGGGCTGTGTTGCACGGCGAGACCGAAACCGGCGCCACCCTGCATGAAATGGCCGCCAAGCCGGATGCCGGCGCCATCGTCGCGCAGACGGCGGTGCCGATCCTGCCGGACGACACCGCCTTCGAAGTGTTCGGCAAGGTGGTGGTTGCCGCCGAGCAAACTCTGTGGCGCGTGCTGCCGCTGATACTGGCCGGACGCACGCCCAAGCTGCCCAACGACCTGTCCAAGGGTAGCTATTTCGGCGGCCGCAAGCCGGAAGACGGTCGTATCGACTGGAAAAAACCGGCCCAGCACGTGCATAATCTGGTCCGGACCGTCGCGCCGCCCTATCCCGGCGCCTTCGAGGAAATCGCAGGTGATAAAATCACGCTGGTGAGAACGCGATTGGTGCCGGCGTCGGCCCGCCCCACGCTTGAGAGGTCGCACGGCGCTCAAGACAAGTTCTTTGAAGGCGGCCGTCTCTACGCGCGTTGCGGCGACGGCAACTATCTGCAAATCCTGGGCATCCAGATCAACGATCAGGACGCCTCTCTTAACAATTATCTGAAATACATGGCTGTCTAA
- a CDS encoding DegT/DnrJ/EryC1/StrS family aminotransferase, with protein MTQPFLPFSKPTIDEPTIAAVADVLRSGWITSGPKVQAFEKALSDYFDGRIVRTFNSGTCTMEIALRIAGIGAGDEVITTPISWVATANVIIETGATPVFADIDPVTRNIDLDKLEAAITPRTKAVIPVYLAGLPVDMDRLYAIAKKHNLRVIEDAAQALGSTWKGKRIGAFGDFVSFSFQANKNVTSSEGGCLVVNNPDEARLAEKYRLQGVTRSGFDGLEVDVLGGKFNMTDIAAAIGLGQFAHIDAITDKRRGLAKHYFDLFGADFEAQSGAQLPVADFENSNWHMFQLVLPERITRAAFMEKMMERQIGIGYHYPPIHLLKLYRDRGFREGMFPIAERVGRLIVSLPMFTAMSKEDVERAVGAVKSVLA; from the coding sequence ATGACTCAGCCATTCCTGCCATTTTCCAAGCCGACCATCGACGAACCCACCATCGCCGCCGTCGCCGACGTGCTGCGTTCCGGCTGGATCACCAGCGGCCCCAAGGTGCAGGCATTTGAGAAGGCTTTGTCCGACTATTTTGACGGCCGCATCGTGCGCACTTTCAACTCCGGCACCTGCACCATGGAAATCGCGCTGCGCATTGCCGGTATCGGCGCCGGCGACGAAGTCATCACGACGCCGATTTCCTGGGTCGCTACCGCCAACGTGATCATCGAAACCGGCGCCACGCCAGTGTTCGCCGACATCGATCCGGTCACCCGCAACATCGACCTGGACAAGCTGGAAGCCGCCATCACGCCCCGCACCAAGGCCGTGATTCCGGTTTACCTGGCTGGCCTGCCGGTGGACATGGACCGCCTGTATGCGATCGCCAAAAAGCATAACCTGCGCGTGATCGAAGATGCAGCCCAGGCGCTCGGCTCGACCTGGAAAGGCAAGCGCATCGGCGCGTTCGGAGACTTCGTCTCGTTCAGTTTCCAGGCCAACAAGAACGTCACCAGCTCCGAGGGCGGTTGCCTGGTTGTCAATAATCCCGATGAGGCGCGCCTGGCGGAAAAATACCGCCTGCAAGGCGTCACCCGCAGCGGCTTCGACGGCCTGGAAGTCGACGTGCTGGGCGGCAAGTTCAACATGACCGACATCGCGGCTGCAATCGGCCTGGGGCAATTTGCCCATATTGACGCGATCACCGACAAGCGCCGCGGACTGGCCAAACACTACTTTGACCTGTTCGGCGCCGACTTCGAGGCTCAAAGCGGCGCCCAGCTGCCTGTTGCCGACTTCGAGAACTCCAACTGGCACATGTTCCAGCTGGTCTTGCCGGAACGCATCACGCGCGCCGCCTTCATGGAAAAGATGATGGAGCGCCAGATCGGCATCGGTTACCACTACCCGCCGATCCACCTGCTCAAGCTGTACCGCGACCGCGGCTTCCGCGAAGGCATGTTCCCGATCGCCGAGCGCGTCGGCCGCCTGATCGTGTCGCTGCCGATGTTTACTGCAATGAGTAAAGAAGATGTCGAACGCGCAGTCGGCGCGGTAAAATCCGTGCTCGCCTGA